From a region of the Tiliqua scincoides isolate rTilSci1 chromosome 4, rTilSci1.hap2, whole genome shotgun sequence genome:
- the LOC136649052 gene encoding translocating chain-associated membrane protein 1-like 1 isoform X1 yields MGPRKKNKSPPVLSHEFVIQNHADAVSCLSMGLLLGLMFEVTAKYAIMFITIQYNVTYTTDDRPEPVYFYEYGPKDMATVFFYMLIAIILHAVIQEYILDKINRRLHLSKTKHSKFNESGQLAFFYLFSFVWGASILSAEEFTTNPTLLWKDYPHVHMFFQVKFFYICQIAYWLHALPELYFQKIRKEDVPRQLHYICLYIAHISGAYILNLQRLGLILLVPHYLVELIFHASRLFYFSNENKQKGFTLWALLFVMARLLTITLSVLTFGFGLASAENLGFSIVEGNFNILTIRISCLAAICLTQVWMMWKFINFQLKKWREHVQNQIPKKKANTTRSKPVKKELSRGNFVNGAVKFEESTSPRKRRKTKVL; encoded by the exons ATGGGGCCTCGGAAGAAGAACAAGAGCCCGCCGGTCTTGAGCCACGAGTTCGTCATCCAGAACCACGCAGATGCCGTGTCCTGCCTGTCTATGGGCCTCCTCTTGGGGCTCATGTTCGAG GTTACAGCCAAATATGCCATCATGTTTATTACTATTCAGTACAATGTTACCTATACCACAG ATGACAGACCCGAGCCAGTATATTTCTATGAATATGGTCCAAAAGACATGGCTACTGtctttttctatatgcttatagcTATTATTCTGCATGCTGTGATTCAGGAATACATATTGGAT aaAATTAATAGACGTCTTCACTTGTCCAAAACGAAGCACAGCAAATTCAATGAATCAGGGCAACTAGCATTTTTCTACTTGTTTTCATTTGTCTGGGGAGCAAGTATTTTGTCTGCA GAAGAATTTACAACAAATCCAACTTTATTGTGGAAAGATTATCCGCATGTTCATATGTt ctttCAGGTTAAATTCTTCTATATTTGTCAGATTGCCTACTGGCTTCATGCTCTACCAGAACTATACTTCCAAAAGATTAGAAAG GAAGATGTTCCAAGACAGTTGCACTATATCTGCCTTTATATTGCCCACATATCTGGTGCCTATATTTTGAA CCTTCAACGTTTGGGTCTAATTTTGCTGGTACCTCATTATCTTGTGGAACTTATATTTCATGCCTCACGCCTTTTCTACTTCAGCAATGAAAACAAGCAGAAAGG ATTTACTCTTTGGGCTCTGCTGTTTGTGATGGCTCGACTTCTGACCATAACTTTGTCAGTACTCACGTTTGGATTTGGTCTGGCCAGTGCAGAAAACCTTGGCTTTTCTATCGTAGAAGGAAACTTCAACATACTTACTATTAG AATTAGCTGTTTGGCTGCAATTTGTTTGACTCAAGTTTGGATGATGTGGAAATTCATCAATTTCCAGTTAAAAAAATGGAGAGAACATGTACAGAACCAGATTCCTAAGAAGAAAGCAAACACCACAAGAAGTAAACCAGTAAAGAAGGAATTAAGCAGAG
- the LOC136649052 gene encoding translocating chain-associated membrane protein 1-like 1 isoform X2, protein MFITIQYNVTYTTDDRPEPVYFYEYGPKDMATVFFYMLIAIILHAVIQEYILDKINRRLHLSKTKHSKFNESGQLAFFYLFSFVWGASILSAEEFTTNPTLLWKDYPHVHMFFQVKFFYICQIAYWLHALPELYFQKIRKEDVPRQLHYICLYIAHISGAYILNLQRLGLILLVPHYLVELIFHASRLFYFSNENKQKGFTLWALLFVMARLLTITLSVLTFGFGLASAENLGFSIVEGNFNILTIRISCLAAICLTQVWMMWKFINFQLKKWREHVQNQIPKKKANTTRSKPVKKELSRGNFVNGAVKFEESTSPRKRRKTKVL, encoded by the exons ATGTTTATTACTATTCAGTACAATGTTACCTATACCACAG ATGACAGACCCGAGCCAGTATATTTCTATGAATATGGTCCAAAAGACATGGCTACTGtctttttctatatgcttatagcTATTATTCTGCATGCTGTGATTCAGGAATACATATTGGAT aaAATTAATAGACGTCTTCACTTGTCCAAAACGAAGCACAGCAAATTCAATGAATCAGGGCAACTAGCATTTTTCTACTTGTTTTCATTTGTCTGGGGAGCAAGTATTTTGTCTGCA GAAGAATTTACAACAAATCCAACTTTATTGTGGAAAGATTATCCGCATGTTCATATGTt ctttCAGGTTAAATTCTTCTATATTTGTCAGATTGCCTACTGGCTTCATGCTCTACCAGAACTATACTTCCAAAAGATTAGAAAG GAAGATGTTCCAAGACAGTTGCACTATATCTGCCTTTATATTGCCCACATATCTGGTGCCTATATTTTGAA CCTTCAACGTTTGGGTCTAATTTTGCTGGTACCTCATTATCTTGTGGAACTTATATTTCATGCCTCACGCCTTTTCTACTTCAGCAATGAAAACAAGCAGAAAGG ATTTACTCTTTGGGCTCTGCTGTTTGTGATGGCTCGACTTCTGACCATAACTTTGTCAGTACTCACGTTTGGATTTGGTCTGGCCAGTGCAGAAAACCTTGGCTTTTCTATCGTAGAAGGAAACTTCAACATACTTACTATTAG AATTAGCTGTTTGGCTGCAATTTGTTTGACTCAAGTTTGGATGATGTGGAAATTCATCAATTTCCAGTTAAAAAAATGGAGAGAACATGTACAGAACCAGATTCCTAAGAAGAAAGCAAACACCACAAGAAGTAAACCAGTAAAGAAGGAATTAAGCAGAG